In one Methanobrevibacter arboriphilus genomic region, the following are encoded:
- a CDS encoding energy-converting hydrogenase B subunit J, whose protein sequence is MLYLGPVIFGFLIGFVVGIRVRNTSSINLTIGSYVIIFLVALIIAWQSGPYPFFDDVPISTSFLSAAIGLIVGNVIKKIISKTQ, encoded by the coding sequence ATGTTATACTTAGGCCCTGTAATATTTGGATTTTTAATAGGATTTGTTGTAGGAATAAGAGTTAGGAATACTAGTAGTATTAATCTCACAATAGGATCTTATGTTATCATATTTTTAGTAGCTCTTATAATTGCATGGCAATCTGGCCCATACCCATTTTTTGATGATGTGCCTATATCCACATCATTTCTGTCTGCAGCTATTGGTTTGATAGTTGGAAATGTAATTAAAAAAATAATATCAAAAACCCAATAA
- a CDS encoding 4Fe-4S binding protein — MFLSTNKCEGIGECVKICPTEAIRLINGKAFSCITCGACFEACPNQAIFKNRYGGYVVDRAKCNGCGVCEFTCPVNSIHIENGMTKGICARCGICVDSCPTKSRIDGFDLIEEKQLNFLKSLNLAIPTLNESKSSKSHTKRNFVGTDHENCILCGRCEYYCPTKAIDVNINQKGVCTECRVCTDVCPADAIQNGVIDHDKCVLCLNCLKNCPNGAIKADNFEVNIIKPEDEITGSIVSCLNCGLCADNSTTGALKQINGKMRFDPSINIQGAKNKLEDNKLEDNKLDNNEFDNELLDNILDDAFDTNDKVSTNNEDIKSNNNIISDFGDKYLAQDDMALAKELLKADVGFEKINQKSIDSCPVSTLKEDENDEFALNGYCVSCGKCVKVCDRQNARKFITAEWDGSVSDDCISCGICSELCPKDAITLKRGTIEVDMDKCILCETCGIHCPVDAIPKTTMAKKRISNGFNLIDNKLCMNCKLCYRICPEDAIIDREDVGMMMVDDSKCIYCGACRNACPAKAFIFEREFEDFNDKISNK; from the coding sequence ATGTTTTTATCAACAAATAAATGTGAAGGGATTGGAGAATGTGTTAAAATATGTCCCACTGAAGCTATTCGCCTTATAAATGGTAAGGCTTTCAGCTGTATTACTTGTGGGGCTTGTTTTGAGGCTTGCCCAAATCAAGCTATCTTCAAAAATAGATATGGGGGGTATGTAGTTGATAGGGCCAAATGTAATGGCTGTGGAGTATGTGAATTTACTTGCCCAGTTAATAGTATTCACATTGAAAATGGAATGACTAAAGGTATCTGTGCAAGATGTGGAATTTGTGTTGATTCTTGCCCAACTAAATCTAGGATAGATGGCTTTGATTTAATTGAAGAGAAACAATTAAACTTTTTAAAATCACTTAATTTAGCTATTCCTACATTAAACGAATCTAAATCTTCAAAGTCTCATACCAAAAGAAACTTTGTTGGAACAGACCATGAAAATTGTATCTTATGTGGGCGGTGTGAGTATTATTGTCCTACTAAAGCTATTGATGTTAATATAAATCAAAAAGGTGTTTGTACGGAGTGTAGGGTTTGTACAGATGTTTGTCCTGCAGATGCCATTCAAAATGGTGTTATTGATCATGATAAATGTGTTTTGTGTTTGAATTGTCTTAAAAATTGTCCAAATGGTGCTATTAAAGCAGACAACTTTGAAGTTAATATTATTAAACCTGAGGATGAAATAACTGGTTCAATTGTTTCATGCCTTAATTGTGGTTTATGTGCCGATAATAGTACTACTGGTGCTTTAAAACAAATTAATGGTAAGATGCGTTTTGATCCTTCTATTAATATTCAAGGAGCTAAAAATAAATTAGAAGATAATAAATTAGAAGATAATAAATTGGATAATAATGAATTTGATAATGAACTTCTTGATAATATTTTAGATGATGCATTTGACACTAATGATAAAGTTAGTACTAATAATGAAGATATTAAAAGTAATAATAATATAATATCTGATTTTGGAGATAAATATCTAGCTCAAGATGATATGGCATTAGCTAAAGAACTTTTAAAAGCTGATGTTGGGTTTGAAAAAATTAATCAAAAATCAATTGATTCATGTCCTGTTTCTACACTTAAAGAAGACGAAAATGATGAATTTGCACTTAATGGTTATTGTGTTTCTTGTGGTAAATGTGTTAAAGTATGTGATAGACAGAATGCTCGTAAATTTATTACAGCTGAGTGGGATGGCTCTGTTTCAGATGATTGTATATCCTGTGGAATATGTAGTGAACTCTGTCCTAAAGATGCTATTACTTTAAAAAGAGGCACCATTGAAGTCGATATGGATAAATGTATTCTTTGTGAAACTTGTGGAATTCATTGTCCTGTAGATGCAATTCCAAAAACTACAATGGCTAAAAAACGCATCTCCAATGGCTTCAATTTAATTGATAATAAGCTTTGTATGAATTGTAAATTATGTTATAGAATTTGCCCTGAAGACGCTATTATTGATAGAGAAGATGTTGGAATGATGATGGTGGATGATAGTAAATGTATTTATTGTGGTGCATGTCGTAATGCCTGTCCTGCAAAAGCATTTATTTTTGAAAGAGAATTTGAAGATTTCAATGATAAAATTAGTAATAAATAA
- a CDS encoding EhbH, which yields MSNENNEYVRDKKDSSEKDNSNNYTGIRTLILSISTAFFSFTLLEVMFGFKSIINPGISKIYNALGTSIEPNMITLVVFDWRGYDTLGESLILVTAVIVILLVFGRGIVDGNSKEKE from the coding sequence ATGTCTAATGAAAATAATGAATATGTTAGAGATAAAAAAGATTCTAGTGAAAAAGATAATTCTAATAATTATACTGGTATTAGAACTTTAATACTGTCTATTTCAACAGCTTTTTTCTCTTTTACATTACTTGAAGTTATGTTCGGTTTTAAAAGTATTATAAATCCTGGTATTAGTAAAATTTATAATGCATTAGGTACTTCAATTGAACCTAATATGATTACATTAGTAGTTTTTGATTGGAGAGGTTATGATACTCTTGGAGAATCTTTAATATTAGTAACTGCTGTAATTGTTATTCTTTTAGTGTTTGGAAGAGGTATTGTTGACGGAAATTCTAAGGAGAAAGAATAA
- a CDS encoding 4Fe-4S dicluster domain-containing protein, whose protein sequence is MKNLIRIMLEGAFGNFKKVFFASNRVTDMEMREDILNGKIKPKDKVAINACIGCSGCANVCPTNAIDMVDLETPEELMDGWIKTQVPKLNSEKCVVCYYCHDFCPVYALFGEKATIHPHDVGKVELDLEEHMNKPFKISEDKLSFISQYLSDKTVIKNNTSENKLKKLHKFSK, encoded by the coding sequence ATGAAAAATTTAATAAGAATAATGCTAGAAGGAGCTTTTGGGAATTTTAAAAAGGTTTTTTTTGCTTCTAATAGAGTAACGGATATGGAAATGAGAGAAGATATCCTGAATGGTAAAATAAAACCAAAAGATAAAGTAGCTATCAATGCTTGCATTGGCTGTTCTGGCTGTGCAAATGTATGTCCAACTAATGCAATTGATATGGTTGATTTAGAAACTCCTGAAGAGCTGATGGATGGATGGATCAAAACACAAGTCCCAAAACTCAATTCAGAAAAATGTGTTGTATGTTATTACTGTCATGATTTTTGCCCAGTTTATGCATTATTTGGTGAAAAAGCTACAATACATCCTCATGATGTTGGCAAAGTCGAATTAGACCTTGAAGAACATATGAATAAACCATTTAAAATTTCTGAAGATAAACTTTCATTTATATCTCAATATTTATCTGATAAAACTGTGATAAAAAATAATACTAGTGAGAATAAACTTAAGAAATTACATAAGTTTAGTAAATAA
- a CDS encoding nickel-dependent hydrogenase large subunit has protein sequence MTEDKRPIKQEIIETEVAMGTVHPAALEPYRVRLFVEDEIVRDAEITIGVNHRGIERIMEGLPVEKANALTEKVCGICSNAHIWNSVLTAEKGLGIDVPERANYIRIIVEELERLHSHSLYLAHGCEVLGHETFSMRAFYLRETVMELLRMIGGNRVQYGASIIGGVRPRCELTEMRIQKLAEGMNTLEKGILDFADRFVSDPIVMSRIEGIGVITQKQAKTLEVSGPTLRATGISQDLRATMKEYDDFDFNIVTQDDGDVKSNILMRVLEIPEAINIIRQAIKNLPKGPIVNRFWDMFDCDTIKSYIEVPRGTLYHSYAIEDGRVRGSIIRTPSMSNIGAMQTACIGDHVTDAQLCIVQCDPCFTCTDRAIKIIKI, from the coding sequence ATGACAGAAGATAAAAGACCAATAAAGCAGGAAATAATTGAAACTGAGGTTGCAATGGGAACTGTCCATCCTGCTGCGTTGGAACCATATAGGGTCCGACTTTTTGTTGAAGATGAAATTGTAAGGGACGCTGAGATTACTATTGGTGTTAATCATAGAGGAATTGAAAGAATAATGGAAGGACTGCCTGTTGAAAAAGCAAATGCCCTTACAGAAAAAGTTTGTGGGATCTGTTCTAATGCTCATATATGGAATTCAGTTTTAACTGCAGAAAAAGGCCTTGGAATTGATGTTCCTGAGAGAGCTAATTATATTAGAATTATAGTCGAAGAACTTGAGAGATTACATAGTCATAGTCTTTATCTTGCTCATGGATGTGAAGTTTTAGGACATGAAACATTTTCAATGAGAGCTTTTTATCTTAGAGAAACAGTAATGGAATTACTTCGAATGATTGGGGGTAATCGTGTTCAATACGGAGCTTCTATAATTGGAGGAGTGAGACCAAGATGTGAACTTACTGAAATGAGAATTCAAAAACTTGCTGAAGGCATGAATACTCTTGAAAAAGGAATATTGGATTTTGCTGATCGATTTGTTTCTGATCCAATTGTTATGAGTAGAATTGAAGGAATTGGGGTAATTACTCAAAAACAAGCAAAAACCCTTGAAGTATCTGGCCCAACTCTTAGAGCTACTGGAATTTCTCAAGATCTTAGAGCTACTATGAAAGAATATGATGATTTTGATTTTAACATTGTAACTCAGGATGATGGGGATGTGAAATCTAATATATTAATGAGAGTTCTTGAAATTCCAGAAGCAATTAATATCATACGTCAAGCTATAAAAAATCTCCCAAAAGGTCCTATTGTTAATAGATTTTGGGATATGTTTGATTGTGATACAATAAAAAGTTATATTGAAGTTCCAAGAGGAACTTTATATCATTCTTATGCAATTGAAGATGGTCGGGTAAGAGGAAGTATAATTAGAACTCCTTCAATGTCTAACATTGGAGCTATGCAAACTGCCTGTATTGGAGATCATGTTACTGATGCACAGCTCTGTATAGTTCAGTGTGACCCATGTTTTACTTGTACTGACAGAGCTATTAAAATAATTAAGATTTAA
- a CDS encoding respiratory chain complex I subunit 1 family protein, with product MSNITIIYSILAVIGTLVLALIVGTFLPGIERKYIQARIQQRIGPPVTSPGIMAPIKFFFKENISPNSPVPTLYKSLPIVSFIVVILILLALTPQMYFFGALASIIAIVGFLKVEEVAYVLMGSLSKSVMSLGLPFPDIVKGATHPNVQRSYLEDLSSNRAFRMIAFGSFPLYLSIFIPVAITGSIFLGDIVAYQQVHGPFLFTVAGIIGTIVFFIGYMILLNEYPFNILKAKADVIEGPYMEYASKYRSFVYITRGFLMFTLGALFSVLFIGLPPNIFSWGILVNILVAVIFPVIMGIMSAFSPVFTYRQFYPVVIASSLLGVLAIAIGLL from the coding sequence ATGTCAAATATCACAATCATATATTCAATTTTAGCAGTGATTGGTACATTAGTTCTAGCCCTTATTGTGGGAACTTTTCTTCCTGGAATTGAAAGAAAATATATTCAGGCGAGAATTCAACAAAGAATAGGGCCTCCTGTCACTAGTCCAGGGATTATGGCTCCTATAAAATTTTTCTTTAAGGAAAATATATCTCCGAATTCACCAGTACCAACTCTTTACAAGTCGTTACCTATTGTTTCTTTTATTGTGGTAATTTTAATATTGTTGGCTTTAACTCCTCAAATGTATTTTTTTGGAGCATTAGCTAGTATTATTGCTATTGTTGGATTTTTGAAAGTAGAAGAAGTTGCTTATGTATTGATGGGATCTCTTTCTAAATCTGTAATGTCTCTTGGACTTCCATTTCCTGATATTGTTAAAGGAGCAACTCATCCAAATGTTCAAAGATCTTATCTTGAAGATTTAAGTTCAAATAGAGCATTTCGTATGATTGCTTTTGGTTCATTCCCTTTATATTTATCAATATTTATACCTGTAGCTATAACTGGTAGTATATTCCTTGGAGATATTGTTGCTTATCAACAAGTTCATGGTCCATTCTTATTTACAGTAGCTGGAATTATTGGAACTATAGTTTTCTTCATTGGTTATATGATTCTTTTAAATGAATATCCTTTTAATATTTTAAAAGCTAAAGCTGATGTTATTGAAGGTCCTTATATGGAATATGCTTCAAAATATAGGTCTTTTGTTTATATTACAAGAGGATTTTTAATGTTTACTTTAGGAGCCTTATTTTCAGTTTTATTTATTGGGCTTCCACCTAATATATTCTCTTGGGGGATTTTGGTAAATATTCTTGTTGCAGTTATTTTCCCAGTAATAATGGGTATAATGAGTGCATTCTCTCCAGTATTTACTTATAGGCAGTTTTATCCAGTTGTAATTGCGTCATCTCTTTTAGGAGTTTTAGCTATTGCTATTGGATTATTGTAG
- a CDS encoding energy-converting hydrogenase B subunit G EhbG, producing MGFYDKIVNSLKNIINIKEKIGEDSATNELVSSALAAELTLISTILIAAILLRHINIFLTIIVVLVLGVFLVGNMPLIPRLKREQSESLEKMTFYAILTLGILITVIYWGTNHV from the coding sequence ATGGGATTTTATGATAAAATTGTTAATTCACTTAAAAATATAATTAATATTAAAGAAAAAATAGGTGAAGACTCAGCTACAAATGAGCTTGTTTCTTCAGCATTAGCTGCTGAATTAACTTTAATTTCAACTATTCTAATAGCAGCAATTTTACTTAGACATATTAATATATTTTTAACAATAATTGTTGTTTTAGTATTAGGAGTATTTTTAGTTGGTAATATGCCACTTATTCCAAGGCTTAAAAGAGAACAAAGTGAATCTTTGGAAAAGATGACTTTTTATGCGATTCTTACTTTAGGAATTTTGATTACTGTAATTTATTGGGGAACTAACCATGTCTAA
- a CDS encoding CRISPR-associated protein Cas4, which produces MRDTQLDIVGTCDKIEIIDGKYFPISIKSSNPPLKGVWDGDAIELIAAALLIENEFDTEVFVGFVDYLKLGERRVVVMDANLRKSFFRILNEVDDIITNEIMPEIKKDNKKCHKCVYNLICNQEADFE; this is translated from the coding sequence ATGCGAGATACACAATTAGATATTGTTGGAACATGTGATAAAATTGAAATAATTGATGGAAAATATTTTCCAATAAGTATAAAATCATCTAATCCACCTTTGAAAGGAGTTTGGGATGGAGATGCAATAGAATTAATTGCAGCGGCATTATTAATAGAAAATGAATTTGATACCGAAGTATTTGTAGGATTTGTGGATTATTTAAAGTTAGGGGAGAGAAGAGTTGTTGTGATGGATGCAAACTTAAGAAAAAGTTTTTTTAGAATCTTAAATGAAGTCGATGATATTATAACCAATGAAATAATGCCTGAAATTAAAAAAGATAATAAAAAATGTCATAAGTGTGTTTATAATTTGATATGCAATCAAGAAGCAGATTTTGAGTGA
- a CDS encoding KTSC domain-containing protein — MGGENISEPKYEINNPIIHKVGFNPFSEILSIQFSSGTLKTLHCSLEDYKEFINSENLDDYYYEKIHDTLLNQNAEIYKNRGLSANSSRIRR; from the coding sequence ATAGGAGGTGAAAATATCAGCGAACCTAAATACGAAATAAATAACCCTATAATACATAAAGTTGGCTTTAATCCTTTTTCTGAAATTTTAAGCATTCAATTTTCAAGTGGAACTTTAAAAACATTGCATTGTTCTCTTGAAGATTATAAAGAATTTATTAATAGTGAAAATCTTGATGATTATTATTATGAAAAAATTCATGACACTTTACTTAATCAGAATGCAGAAATTTATAAAAATAGAGGATTAAGTGCTAATAGTAGTAGAATCAGACGATAA
- a CDS encoding DUF5612 domain-containing protein, whose protein sequence is MPNTAITIKSLEKKGVLDEITNIISSYGANISYTHLFIEKNNLGSINLELESINNLEQLLEDIKSIDSVQSVEVHSSLNDIYGKRIIIFGGGAQVSQVAMGAITEADRHNIRGERISIDTIPLVGEDDISEAVEALSRLPRVSALVLAGSLMGGKIAESVSNVKSEHDLVVISLNMPGGVTKIADIVISDPIQAGVMAVMAIADTAIFDIKKLKKNKF, encoded by the coding sequence ATGCCAAACACTGCGATAACAATTAAAAGTCTTGAAAAAAAAGGAGTTTTGGATGAAATAACTAATATAATTTCATCTTATGGTGCAAATATCAGCTATACTCATCTATTTATCGAAAAAAACAATTTAGGATCAATTAATCTGGAACTTGAAAGCATCAATAACCTTGAACAATTACTCGAGGATATAAAATCTATTGATTCCGTTCAATCTGTTGAAGTTCATAGTTCTCTTAATGATATTTATGGTAAAAGGATTATAATATTTGGTGGTGGTGCTCAAGTGTCTCAGGTAGCAATGGGAGCTATAACTGAAGCAGATAGGCATAATATACGAGGGGAAAGAATAAGTATTGACACAATCCCTTTAGTTGGTGAAGACGACATTTCAGAGGCAGTTGAAGCTTTATCTAGACTTCCAAGAGTAAGTGCATTGGTGTTGGCAGGATCTTTAATGGGAGGTAAAATAGCTGAATCAGTATCAAATGTAAAATCTGAACATGATTTGGTTGTTATAAGTTTAAATATGCCTGGTGGTGTTACTAAAATAGCAGACATTGTAATATCTGATCCTATACAAGCAGGAGTAATGGCTGTTATGGCAATAGCCGATACTGCTATTTTTGATATTAAAAAATTGAAAAAAAATAAGTTTTAA
- a CDS encoding AAA family ATPase: protein MSFERIFQTTYETSIFRNRLLFDHECEPQEFKHRKYEMDTIAECMKPLLNHDKPTNAVIYGNCSTGKTTAVKRILEHIEKITTKVVCVYINSESKNKRDIYNHIHKKIFGYIIEQNRIGTSEIKNKIVSYMRNKHKSLIIVLDEADCLKKELDDIVKSLLKLHEEYYGARVGLYLIAYDVKILNLSSSTNSLFQPKEVFFNEYSKEQVYDILSKRCDYGFVKGAITERQLKEVVNVSINIRDGLSILMSLGRLAERDNSKKIKDEYLNKIIYKIV, encoded by the coding sequence ATGTCATTTGAAAGAATATTCCAAACAACATATGAAACCTCGATATTCCGAAACCGGCTACTATTCGACCATGAATGTGAACCTCAAGAATTTAAACACCGGAAATATGAGATGGATACTATTGCAGAATGTATGAAACCATTATTAAATCATGATAAACCAACTAACGCAGTAATTTATGGTAATTGTTCAACCGGTAAAACCACAGCTGTTAAAAGAATATTGGAACATATTGAGAAAATTACTACTAAAGTTGTATGTGTTTATATTAATTCTGAATCAAAAAATAAAAGAGATATTTATAATCATATACATAAAAAAATATTTGGTTATATTATTGAGCAGAACCGTATTGGTACAAGTGAGATAAAAAATAAGATTGTTAGTTATATGAGGAATAAGCATAAAAGTTTGATTATAGTATTAGATGAAGCGGACTGTTTAAAAAAAGAATTAGATGATATTGTTAAAAGCTTATTGAAATTACATGAAGAGTATTATGGTGCAAGAGTTGGATTATATTTAATAGCTTATGATGTTAAAATCTTAAATTTAAGTAGTAGTACTAATAGTCTTTTTCAACCTAAAGAAGTGTTTTTCAATGAATATAGTAAAGAACAAGTATATGATATATTAAGTAAACGGTGTGATTATGGTTTTGTGAAAGGAGCTATAACTGAGAGGCAATTGAAGGAGGTTGTTAATGTTTCAATTAATATTCGTGACGGTTTAAGTATTCTTATGAGTCTTGGGAGGTTAGCTGAAAGAGATAATAGTAAAAAGATAAAAGATGAGTATTTAAATAAAATAATTTATAAAATAGTATGA
- a CDS encoding NADH-quinone oxidoreductase subunit B family protein, whose protein sequence is MSLKSFSRARAVHLMLVYTGGCNGCDIEIVNCVLSPKFDVEQYKVFLTWNPREADVLVVTGPVTKLNEAPLKKIYEAIPNPKAVIAAGACALMGGVYKNIHGDIPSEEIMGPVENIIPVDAKVPGCAVRPEDVISGVVAALPKLLEAD, encoded by the coding sequence ATGAGCCTTAAGTCATTTTCAAGGGCAAGAGCTGTCCATTTAATGTTAGTATATACTGGAGGATGTAATGGTTGTGATATTGAAATAGTTAATTGTGTTCTTTCACCTAAATTTGATGTTGAGCAATATAAGGTTTTTTTAACTTGGAATCCTCGTGAAGCTGATGTTTTGGTTGTTACAGGTCCTGTAACAAAGCTTAATGAAGCACCTTTAAAAAAAATTTATGAAGCTATTCCAAATCCTAAAGCTGTAATAGCTGCAGGAGCTTGTGCTTTAATGGGTGGAGTTTATAAAAATATTCATGGTGATATACCCTCTGAAGAAATTATGGGTCCAGTTGAGAACATAATTCCAGTGGACGCTAAAGTACCAGGTTGTGCTGTTAGACCAGAAGATGTAATTTCTGGTGTAGTAGCTGCACTTCCTAAACTTTTAGAAGCAGATTAA
- the ehbP gene encoding energy-converting hydrogenase B subunit EhbP produces MKFVVRAHHIISLGGYIVERNFPYRNIILVNKSDEPIKVEIPVFNEKWIDEHRDLGLEVIPVGEGDSFLSLFKKAKADLELVKLEN; encoded by the coding sequence TTGAAATTTGTAGTTAGAGCTCATCATATTATAAGCCTTGGTGGATATATTGTTGAGCGAAATTTTCCATATAGAAATATTATTTTAGTTAATAAATCTGATGAACCTATTAAGGTCGAGATCCCTGTTTTTAATGAAAAATGGATTGATGAGCATAGGGATTTAGGTTTAGAGGTTATACCTGTTGGTGAAGGAGATAGTTTTCTATCTCTGTTTAAAAAAGCTAAAGCTGACTTAGAATTAGTAAAATTAGAAAATTAA